GCTGTCCAAGGTCTCTACCTTGTCTGAATAGTCTTCTGAAGTGTTTTGTGCCGGCAATTGAATTATACACAACAGTGCAACAAGTAAAATTATTTTTTTCATTTTTTCTGTAGTTGAATTACACTTCCCCGTAGTAAATGCTCATGATGTTCAAAAAAGACTGAAGTTTCATTATACCTTCCTTCAATTAAAAAATACGAACCCTTAAAATACGAATTTTTCACGGTAATCTGAAGTTTTGTTTTGGCAATCGAAACTTTCAATTGATGAGGAAATAATAGTAATTCTTTGGAAGATTCTACATTTAACAATCGAGCCGGCAACACGGTTATTTCATCAAAAAATCCGGCCTGATAGGGAGTGGAGACATTTTTATAGACATACTCCGGCGTACCGAACGCATCGACAGTTCCATCTTTCAGAATTAGAAGGTAATCTGAAAACGCAAGTGCCTCATCACTGTCGTGAGTTGCCGTTATACAGCTAATTTCATTCTCCTTTAAATAATTGTACAAATTTCGTCGCAATTTGTTCTTTCGAAAAGTATCGATATTACTAAAGGGCTCATCCAGCAACAGCAACTCCGGCTTGTTCGCCAGGGCCTTTGCCAATGCCACACGTTGTTTCTGCCCGCCGCTGAGGTTTTTCACCTTGGTTTCGGCAAATTCCTGTAAATCTACCACCTTCAGCAATTCAGAAATACGCGCTGAATCCTTTTCCATATCGAACCGCGAAAGATGTGTTCCAATGTTTTCAGAAACCGTGGTATAGGGCATTACATTATATTCCTGCGCCACCAATTTTATAAAAGACTCACCCGGGATGAGGTTATGAGTAGGACCCAAAAGCTTCTTATCTTTCCAGGAAAGAATTCCGTGTTCCAAATGTAAGAGTCCGTAAATAATATGAAGTAAGCTAGATTTTCCGCAGCCACTTTCACCCAGGACCGCCAAATGTTCTCCTTTTTCAAGTTGAAAAGAAATGTCTTTTAGGATTTCCTTTTCCGAATACGCAAACGATTGTATTGAGACTGAAAGCATAGTAAAAACAAAGAAGGCTGTCAGGTTTCATTCAATTGAATTGATTCCCGACAACCTTTTTCGCAGATTTTTAGTTTTTAGTTATTCTTTGACGCCTTTGTTAATTTTTTCAGGCAGTACTTCGTACCCCATATTGTAAAGAGTAAACCCGAAAATATCGGCATATTGTTCGATACTTTTGGTTACGGGAGTTCCTGCGCCGTGACCTGCATCTACTTCAACACGAATAAGCACCGGATTTGGACCCGATTGTTTTTCCTGAAGTTCGGCAGCGTACTTAAAACTATGTGCCGGTACTACGCGATCGTCATGATCTCCGGTGGTTATCAGAGTTGCCGGATAAGCCACGCCTGCTTTTACATTGTGTACGGGGGAATATCCTTTAAGATATTCGAACATTTCCTTATTGTCTTCCGCAGTACCATAATCATAGGCCCATCCTGCTCCCGCAGTAAAGGTGTGATATCGCAACATGTCCATAACTCCAACAGCGGGCAAGGCAACTTTCATTAAATCTGGTCGCTGCGTCATAGCGGCACCCACTAATAATCCTCCATTGGAACCTCCACGCACTGCAAGATAATCGCTTGAGGTGTATTTGTTTTCAATTAAATATTCGGCAGCAGCAATAAAATCGTCAAATACGTTCTGTTTCTGCATTTTGGTACCGGAATCATGCCATTTCTTGCCATATTCTCCTCCTCCGCGAAGATTTGGGACTGCGTAAATTCCGCCTTGTTCCATCCAAACGGCATTGGTAATACTAAAGCTCGGTGTTAAACTGATGTTGAATCCGCCGTAACCGTATAGAATCGTCGGATTTTTGCCGTCCAACTTGAGTCCTTTTTTATGTGTGATAATCATTGGAATTTTAGTTCCGTCTTTAGAATTATAAAAAACCTGCTTGCTTTCATATTCTTCCGGATTAAAATCGATAGTTGACTTTCTGAATAATTCCGATTTCCCTGAGGCAATGTTGTATTTATAGATTGTACCCGGAGTTACATAATTTGAAAAGGAATAGTACAATTCTTTTTCCTCTTTTTTGGCTCCAAATCCGCCCGCACTACCAATTCCGGGAAGTTGTACCTCTCGAATCAACTTTCCGTTATAATCGTATTGCAATACTTTTGAAACGGCATCGACCATATATTCAGTAAAGAAATTGCCACCGGCTTTATTGGCACTAAGAACATTTTCAGTTTCAGGAATAAGATCAACCCAGTTTTCGGGGGTAGGATTTGCAGCATCCACAGTGACAATCTTTTTGTTAGGCGCATTGAGGTTGGTCACCAAATACAGTTTAGAACCAACATTGTCTATTATATTAGTATCGCTGTCGTTATGATTTAAAACCGTGACAAACTTGCTGTTGGGCTTGGTAAGGTCTTTTATAAATAATTTATTCCCGGAAGTAGAAACACTGGCTGTTACCACCAAATATGAGTTATCATCGGTAACATAACCCCCAACATAGCGATGTTTTTCGGCTGGAATTCCACCAAAAATCAGTGCATCTTCCTTCTGCTTTGTACCTAATTTGTGATAGTACAGTTTATGCTGATCGGTTTTCGCAGAAAGTTCGCTTCCCTTGGGCTTGTCGTAGCTGGAATAATAGAATCCTTCATTAGCTTTCCATGAAAGTCCGCTAAATTTCACATCGACGATTGTATCTTCAATTATTTTTTTGGTTTCGGTGTTCATCACCAATACTTTTCTCCAATCGCTTCCGCCGTCCGATATGCTATATGCTGCAAGTTTTCCGTCTTCAGAAAAACTTAACCCATCCATAGAGATAGTTCCGTCTTCCTTAAAAGTATTAGGGTCTAAAAAGATTTCGGCAGTGGCAGGATCTTCCCCTGTTTTATAGCGATATACCGCAAATTGATTTTGCAAGCCGTCGTTTTTATAAAAATAAGTGTAATCTCCTTCCTTAAAGGGAGGTCCTACTTTTTCGTAATTCCAAAGAGATGATAAGCGTTCTTTTAACTCGTCCCGAAAAGGGATTTTATCAAGATAGCCAAAGGTAACTTCATTTTGAGACTTTACCCACGACTCGGTTTCGGCACTTCTATCGTCTTCTAACCAGCGGTACGGATCTTGAACATCGACCCCAAAATAATTGTCTACGGTATCTACTTTCTGCGTTTTAGGATAGGTCACAGCAATAGGTTCTTTTTTTAATTCTTCTTTACAAGCCATAAGTGTGAATGCAATAAAGAATGGAATGATAAGTTTTTTCATTTTTCTGAATTGATTAGGAGCCGCAAATGTAGTAAAATCTACTTTCTCAACGGGTTATACTGTTACTAGAACGGCAAGAAAGTAGTATTTGATATCTCAATACTGAAAAAGAGAACGGTATGCTTTCCAGTACTTGAAAATTAAAATACCGTTTAGCACAGCGATCACGATGGCCACCCATACATCTGAAACATCTAAAAAAAGGTGAAACAACAGTATATTTAATGAGAGTGGAGCCAAAACAATAAGTGCAAATGGCACCCATTTTCTGAAGATAAGCAGCAGAGCTACACATATTTCAAAAACGGCAACCGTATAAAAAATATACCCTGAAGCTTTTAAGGTTTCAATAAAATTGGCGCCGGCGGGAGACATTTCAAACAAGAGCATAAAATCGAAGAACTTATTCAAGCCAAAAAGCAAGAGAATAAGTCCGAGGATAATTCGAAGGATTTTAGTAAAAGTTGAATTCATAGAGAGGTTGATTAGTGTTAAACAACTAAATATAATGAAAATAAAAAACCCAGCCACATTAGTTTGCAGCTGAGTTTCGGTATAAGATTCTTAAAGTTTACTTTTTTAAACCAATCCTGTGGCAACAAGGTATTCGGCTATCTGAATGGCATTGGTAGCCGCCCCTTTGCGTAAATTATCACTAACTATCCACATATTTAAAGTGTTGGGCTGGGTTTCGTCCCTGCGAATACGTCCTACAAAGACATCGTCCTTATCATGGGCATACATGGGCATGGGATAAGTGTTGGTATCGGGGTTGTCTTGTAGCGTAATCCCGGGAACCGATTGTAAAAGTCTACGCACCTCACTTAAATCGAAATCGTTCAAAAATTCAACATTAACAGCTTCGCTATGTCCGCCGGCAGTGGGAATACGAACCGCAGTTGCAGTTACCGAAAAAGTACGATCGTCCAATATTTTTTGTGGTTCTCTGGCTAATTTCATCTCTTCTTTGGTATAGCCATTGGCTTCAAAAACATCGCAATGGGGTAATGCGTTTTTATGAATAGGATACGGATAGGCCATTTCTCCTTTAATGCCTTTTATTTCATTTTCCAGCTGTTGCACTGCTTTCACACCTGTACCGGATACCGATTGATA
This genomic stretch from Ulvibacter sp. MAR_2010_11 harbors:
- a CDS encoding aspartate-semialdehyde dehydrogenase produces the protein MKIAVIGATGMVGTVMLKLLEERNFPVSQLIPVASEKSVGKELSFKGQAYKIVSLEDAVAARPDIAIFSAGGATSLEWAPKFAEAGTTVIDNSSAWRMDPSKKLVVPEINAAALTKQDKIIANPNCSTIQMVMALAPLHKKYKMKRVVVSTYQSVSGTGVKAVQQLENEIKGIKGEMAYPYPIHKNALPHCDVFEANGYTKEEMKLAREPQKILDDRTFSVTATAVRIPTAGGHSEAVNVEFLNDFDLSEVRRLLQSVPGITLQDNPDTNTYPMPMYAHDKDDVFVGRIRRDETQPNTLNMWIVSDNLRKGAATNAIQIAEYLVATGLV
- a CDS encoding DoxX family membrane protein, which translates into the protein MNSTFTKILRIILGLILLLFGLNKFFDFMLLFEMSPAGANFIETLKASGYIFYTVAVFEICVALLLIFRKWVPFALIVLAPLSLNILLFHLFLDVSDVWVAIVIAVLNGILIFKYWKAYRSLFQY
- a CDS encoding prolyl oligopeptidase family protein, producing the protein MKKLIIPFFIAFTLMACKEELKKEPIAVTYPKTQKVDTVDNYFGVDVQDPYRWLEDDRSAETESWVKSQNEVTFGYLDKIPFRDELKERLSSLWNYEKVGPPFKEGDYTYFYKNDGLQNQFAVYRYKTGEDPATAEIFLDPNTFKEDGTISMDGLSFSEDGKLAAYSISDGGSDWRKVLVMNTETKKIIEDTIVDVKFSGLSWKANEGFYYSSYDKPKGSELSAKTDQHKLYYHKLGTKQKEDALIFGGIPAEKHRYVGGYVTDDNSYLVVTASVSTSGNKLFIKDLTKPNSKFVTVLNHNDSDTNIIDNVGSKLYLVTNLNAPNKKIVTVDAANPTPENWVDLIPETENVLSANKAGGNFFTEYMVDAVSKVLQYDYNGKLIREVQLPGIGSAGGFGAKKEEKELYYSFSNYVTPGTIYKYNIASGKSELFRKSTIDFNPEEYESKQVFYNSKDGTKIPMIITHKKGLKLDGKNPTILYGYGGFNISLTPSFSITNAVWMEQGGIYAVPNLRGGGEYGKKWHDSGTKMQKQNVFDDFIAAAEYLIENKYTSSDYLAVRGGSNGGLLVGAAMTQRPDLMKVALPAVGVMDMLRYHTFTAGAGWAYDYGTAEDNKEMFEYLKGYSPVHNVKAGVAYPATLITTGDHDDRVVPAHSFKYAAELQEKQSGPNPVLIRVEVDAGHGAGTPVTKSIEQYADIFGFTLYNMGYEVLPEKINKGVKE
- a CDS encoding ABC transporter ATP-binding protein; translation: MLSVSIQSFAYSEKEILKDISFQLEKGEHLAVLGESGCGKSSLLHIIYGLLHLEHGILSWKDKKLLGPTHNLIPGESFIKLVAQEYNVMPYTTVSENIGTHLSRFDMEKDSARISELLKVVDLQEFAETKVKNLSGGQKQRVALAKALANKPELLLLDEPFSNIDTFRKNKLRRNLYNYLKENEISCITATHDSDEALAFSDYLLILKDGTVDAFGTPEYVYKNVSTPYQAGFFDEITVLPARLLNVESSKELLLFPHQLKVSIAKTKLQITVKNSYFKGSYFLIEGRYNETSVFFEHHEHLLRGSVIQLQKK